A region from the Drosophila bipectinata strain 14024-0381.07 chromosome 3R, DbipHiC1v2, whole genome shotgun sequence genome encodes:
- the Mat89Ba gene encoding nucleolar protein 6 — MVKVKRNAVKHDAKKAARKDSTDSVVEHDSPDEDQSDVEQAASSTDDGFEEPTPVKKNPLPTSATQSKTKPKKNKFKDEAKNVKPPTLEEMKELRDTRNLFHSNLFKLQVKEMLEELQLKTKYSEFIDNWLESFTAFTAQLKSGLMEGSNLEVPLRLPQKATGFMFNKPTRDPYLIGASSTGTLLGPKIVVDVALEMPIESIHKEDYVNLRYDQRRALYLTYVTERMREYPEYAQDLFSFNYFANNPLKPVLELTPAAKQVTKHLQIRLFITAPLNSFKPGRFVPWNNNIRPAFYKDEWDEEEPLPSTQHYNANVLFDLTMSENQQHLDKFFKGKRNFQDGLLLLKVWLRQRELNVGFSGFGAHILASFIVYLNQHRLLHQSSSSYQVARTVWNQLANTDWTSGISLSPAGVKADDLEKVAKYYDVVFLDVTNQYNLCANIPLDLYQRVRAEAKLAVELLNDTKINSFPYIFMQKCPLYSRVDNILKITHYSCVEQMLLLHSKPQVKYDYADYGYPQLLKLLTELLQKGLSERVQAILPLETATTAWPVESQAPAIGKYIQLGFILHPDHAYEVLNKGPASNEDPEGAAEFRRFWGEKSNLRRFQDGSITEAVVWGTAQDAPFKKRLIVRQIVLHLLEHHLQVDSKDVQYIASELEQVYRLTPWFKVAHLKTKLPLEQETDSEALTPHVIRCYDELARQLHGLDELPLEIVSISGTSPVFRYCEPQPVLPQARLKDDHILASHVQQVVIQLGQSGKWPSELTALRALKTAFLIEIGEKLEAQFRLKWSITSEGLLVLKQGFCFMIQLAHSKELALVKQEITEKGVTTYVDNPESRALEREHHILPKVSGALHSLHQTHSAFGPTVLLAKRWIATQLLDEGLWPSMATELLVAHLFQQRHAPQPIASPQAGFIRFLQLLSHTDWNSELILLNFNNSWQEQQITDLENSFRTDRQSYPHLVVATSYDQQHAGRLWTSEQAPSRPVLGHVTKLARTAFDIVQTSLMCKDLRFTSPTQLFRASNEGYDLVIQLKPELVPNTLCYDLGSPFVPFSSQPNFHLPLAGVDRLAAVVNQLRSAYSDFAAFFYNPHGGKELAIMWRPPSEFAPKPFKVNEVKACTPCSNGKVQVIRETLLEDFKLLLKDFYLRIATPEELKREQREVTQPKRYFNNQNEKDTDKDSPKPKKQKLQVPAKANPKAKKQKLQVPAKGNPKAPITAKPTKRKRPIKGLSASG, encoded by the exons ATGGTAAAAGTTAAAAGAAACGCTGTTAAG CACGACGCAAAGAAAGCCGCTCGAAAGGATTCTACAGACTCTGTTGTGGAGCATGACTCTCCGGATGAGGATCAGAGTGACGTCGAGCAGGCTGCTTCGAGTACCGATGATGGCTTTGAAGAACCTACTCCAGTTAAGAAGAACCCGCTTCCCACTTCTGCTACCCAGTCCAAGACAAaaccaaagaaaaacaaattcaaagaTGAGGCCAAAAATGTGAAGCCTCCAACTCTAGAGGAGATGAAGGAGCTCCGCGACACCCGCAACTTATTTCACTCCAACCTTTTCAAGCTGCAGGTGAAAGAAAtgctggaggagctgcagCTTAAGACAAAGTATTCAGAGTTCATTGACAACTGGCTGGAATCCTTCACTGCCTTCACCGCACAGCTAAAGAGCGGGCTTATGGAGGGATCCAATTTGGAAGTGCCCTTGCGGTTGCCTCAGAAGGCAACTGGGTTCATGTTCAATAAGCCTACGAGGGATCCATATCTGATCGGAGCCTCGTCAACAGGCACTCTTCTGGGCCCCAAAATTGTAGTGGACGTGGCTCTGGAAATGCCCATAGAATCCATTCACAAAGAGGACTACGTGAATCTGCGCTACGATCAAAGGAGGGCCCTGTACTTGACATATGTCACGGAGAGGATGCGGGAGTATCCGGAGTATGCCCAGGATCTGTTTTCctttaattattttgcaaaCAATCCCTTGAAGCCCGTCTTGGAGCTTACGCCTGCGGCCAAACAGGTGACGAAGCACCTTCAGATACGGCTCTTTATCACGGCCCCGCTGAACAGTTTTAAGCCTGGCAGGTTCGTGCCATGGAACAATAACATTCGGCCCGCCTTTTACAAGGATGAGTGGGACGAGGAAGAACCATTGCCCTCAACACAGCACTATAATGCCAACGTGCTCTTTGACCTAACGATGAGCGAGAATCAGCAGCACTTGGACAAGTTCTTCAAGGGCAAGCGCAACTTTCAAGACGGTCTGTTGCTTCTTAAAGTATGGCTGCGGCAGCGTGAGTTGAATGTGGGATTCAGTGGCTTTGGCGCCCACATCTTGGCCTCGTTTATTGTCTACCTGAACCAGCATCGCCTTCTGCACCAGTCCAGCAGCAGCTACCAGGTAGCACGAACTGTGTGGAACCAACTTGCCAATACGGATTGGACCAGCGGTATCAGTCTGTCTCCCGCTGGAGTAAAGGCGGATGATTTGGAAAAGGTGGCAAAGTACTATGATGTCGTTTTTCTGGACGTCACCAACCAGTACAATTTGTGTGCGAACATTCCGCTGGATCTGTACCAGAGAGTTCGGGCCGAGGCCAAGTTGGCGGTGGAGCTCCTCAACGACACAAAGATCAACAGCTTCCCGTACATTTTCATGCAGAAATGTCCTCTCTACAGTCGTGTGGATAACATCCTGAA aATTACACACTATTCTTGTGTGGAACAAATGCTATTGCTGCACTCCAAGCCACAAGTTAAGTACGATTACGCCGATTATGGATACCCTCAATTGCTTAAGTTGCTGACAGA GCTTCTTCAAAAAGGCCTTTCTGAACGAGTTCAGGCCATTCTTCCCCTGGAAACGGCGACTACCGCCTGGCCAGTGGAAAGCCAAGCGCCAGCTATTGGAAAATATATTCAACTGGGATTCATACTTCATCCAGATCACGCTTACGAAGTGCTCAACAAAGGCCCTGCCTCCAACGAAGATCCAGAAGGTGCTGCGGAGTTTCGGCGTTTTTGGGGCGAAAAGTCCAACCTCCGACGCTTCCAGGACGGCAGCATAACCGAGGCCGTTGTGTGGGGAACCGCCCAAGATGCTCCTTTTAAGAAGCGCTTAATCGTACGACAAATCGTTCTTCACCTGCTGGAACACCACCTCCAGGTGGACAGCAAGGACGTGCAGTATATCGCCAGCGAGTTGGAGCAGGTCTATCGGTTGACCCCTTGGTTCAAGGTTGCCCACTTAAAGACTAAGCTCCCCCTCGAGCAGGAAACTGACTCGGAGGCACTAACCCCGCACGTTATTCGGTGTTATGACGAACTGGCTCGGCAACTTCACGGCCTTGACGAACTGCCCCTGGAAATAGTATCTATTTCGGGCACCTCGCCAGTCTTTAGGTACTGTGAACCGCAGCCTGTGTTACCGCAGGCTCGTCTAAAAGATGACCATATCCTCGCCAGTCATGTGCAGCAGGTGGTCATACAGCTGGGCCAAAGCGGCAAGTGGCCCAGTGAGTTGACGGCCCTGCGAGCTCTTAAAACAGCTTTTCTGATAGAAATTGGTGAGAAGTTGGAGGCACAGTTCCGCCTGAAGTGGTCCATTACATCCGAGGGCCTGTTGGTCCTAAAGCAGGGCTTCTGTTTCATGATTCAGTTGGCCCACAGCAAGGAGCTGGCGCTGGTCAAGCAAGAGATCACCGAAAAGGGGGTGACCACATACGTCGATAACCCAGAAAGCCGTGCCTTGGAACGGGAGCATCACATCCTGCCCAAGGTGAGTGGAGCCTTGCACTCGCTCCACCAGACGCACTCTGCATTTGGACCTACTGTTCTACTGGCAAAGCGTTGGATTGCCACCCAACTTCTGGATGAGGGTTTGTGGCCTTCGATGGCCACTGAGTTGCTGGTGGCGCATCTCTTCCAGCAACGTCATGCCCCCCAGCCCATTGCCTCTCCTCAAGCCGGCTTCATTCGATTCCTGCAATTGCTCTCCCACACTGACTGGAACAGTGAACTGATCTTGCTGAACTTTAACAACAGCTGGCAGG AACAACAAATTACTGATCTGGAGAACAGCTTCCGCACTGATCGTCAGAGCTACCCACATTTAGTTGTGGCCACATCCTACGATCAACAGCACGCAGGTCGCCTCTGGACTTCCGAGCAGGCACCCAGCCGGCCGGTGCTCGGTCATGTTACTAAGCTGGCACGCACGGCTTTTGATATAGTTCAGACCAGTCTCATGTGTAAGGACCTTAGGTTCACTAGTCCCACCCAATTGTTCCGAGCTTCGAACGAGGGTTACGATCTGGTCATACAGCTGAAGCCTGAACTGGTTCCCAACACTTTGTGCTACGACCTTGGATCTCCATTTGTGCCCTTCTCCAGTCAGCCAAATTTCCACCTGCCTCTGGCAGGTGTGGATCGTCTGGCGGCTGTGGTCAACCAGTTGAGG TCTGCGTACTCTGACTTTGCCGCTTTCTTCTACAATCCACATGGCGGCAAGGAACTTGCGATTATGTGGCGCCCACCTTCTGAGTTTGCGCCCAAGCCTTTTAAAGTAAATGAGGTGAAGGCGTGCACGCCGTGTAGCAATGGAAAGGTCCAAGTTATCAGGGAGACGCTTCTCGAGGACTTCAAGCTATTGCTGAAAGACTTTTATCTGCGAATCGCAACTCCAGAGGAGCTAAAAAGGGAACAGCGTGAAGTCACCCAACCAAAGCGGTACTTTAATAATCAGAATGAAAAGGATACGGATAAGGATAGCCCCAAGCCCAAGAAGCAAAAGCTTCAAGTCCCAGCAAAGGCTAATCCCAaggccaaaaagcaaaagctcCAAGTGCCAGCAAAGGGTAATCCCAAGGCTCCTATAACCGCGAAACCCACTAAAAGGAAGCGACCCATCAAGGGCTTAAGTGCTTCTGGTTAG